A stretch of Deltaproteobacteria bacterium DNA encodes these proteins:
- a CDS encoding TlpA family protein disulfide reductase, whose translation MWKMLLTILAVNVLATAPINVYALEQAAPVGTVDFLPEGSAAPLFKATDHSGRTIDLADFLGRVPVVLNFWSIYCDSCVEEMLSLQKLEDKYGGKNLAILAINEDINISQDRIRRFLERLERFQGKVTYPILFDQDSAIFNSYRGNLLPTLVLINRDGKIVSTFRGYTAESEPDTLATIEGLVSPEIRATPEKPPAGTAKVQFSSVAGMASLCGFYDGGKWKKSFTGNDSFGQELELTRELARRDATRQTILYALNAQGIKLFSNRPLRGCIDEAGIHLNRDPFDTGDPASNILNLLNYSDFFTTTSEQEKLVGNTYYVARTVRIDVEALSKELASSGYLFSPTRIEFTYVNMTPLDRKEFLQSLLSQSRFIGNFENPVITPHSTSQVFEVYTSSQEFADEILSMDFSDLQVFVEQVTPSSLELEIWKKAE comes from the coding sequence ATGTGGAAAATGCTGTTAACCATCCTCGCGGTTAACGTTCTGGCCACGGCCCCCATTAATGTTTACGCCCTGGAACAGGCGGCCCCCGTCGGAACCGTCGATTTCCTTCCCGAGGGGTCGGCGGCGCCGCTTTTTAAAGCAACCGACCATTCAGGCCGGACGATCGACCTTGCAGATTTTCTCGGCAGGGTGCCGGTTGTCCTCAACTTCTGGTCCATTTACTGTGACTCCTGTGTGGAAGAGATGCTCTCTCTGCAGAAACTCGAGGACAAATACGGCGGAAAGAACCTTGCAATCCTGGCAATAAACGAGGATATCAATATATCCCAGGATAGAATCCGAAGATTTCTTGAACGCCTGGAACGCTTCCAAGGCAAGGTAACCTACCCCATCCTTTTCGACCAGGATTCAGCCATCTTCAACTCATACCGGGGTAATCTTCTCCCCACGCTTGTCCTAATAAACCGTGATGGAAAGATCGTCTCGACATTCAGGGGATACACCGCGGAAAGCGAGCCCGACACCCTGGCAACGATCGAAGGCCTCGTTTCCCCTGAAATCCGGGCCACACCGGAAAAACCACCCGCCGGGACGGCAAAGGTTCAGTTTTCATCCGTTGCCGGTATGGCATCCCTTTGCGGTTTTTATGATGGGGGAAAATGGAAGAAGAGCTTTACGGGAAATGACAGTTTCGGCCAGGAACTGGAACTGACAAGAGAACTGGCCAGGCGGGACGCTACAAGACAGACCATCCTTTATGCTCTTAACGCCCAGGGGATCAAGCTTTTCTCCAACAGGCCTTTGCGCGGCTGCATCGATGAGGCAGGGATCCATCTTAACCGCGACCCATTCGACACCGGAGATCCTGCATCCAACATCCTGAATCTCCTGAATTACTCGGATTTCTTCACCACCACCAGTGAGCAGGAGAAGCTTGTAGGCAACACGTATTACGTCGCGAGGACCGTCAGAATAGACGTCGAGGCCCTGTCTAAGGAACTGGCCTCATCAGGATACCTTTTCAGCCCCACGAGAATCGAGTTCACATATGTCAACATGACCCCATTGGACCGGAAAGAGTTTCTCCAGTCCCTCCTCAGTCAATCCAGGTTTATCGGCAACTTTGAAAACCCGGTAATCACACCCCATTCCACCTCGCAGGTGTTCGAGGTCTACACCTCATCACAGGAATTCGCCGATGAGATCCTGAGTATGGATTTTTCGGACCTGCAGGTGTTCGTGGAACAGGTGACTCCATCGTCCCTGGAACTGGAGATCTGGAAAAAGGCGGAATAA